The genomic region TTACCCGGCCGCCGCCCGGGGATTGAACAGCATCAATGCATGTGATGGCGCCGCATTAGGGATTTTTGAAATCGTCCCAGAGGATCGCTGCGCCAGCCGCGAATATGGTGATCGGAATCAGCCAAAGCTTGATGCTGATCGGTTCGACGACATGAAGCTGCATATAACCGAAACCGCCGAGGCCGACCCCAACCAGGGTAAGGCCGAGGATGATGGATATCGCCTTGCGTGTCCGTGTTCTCTGCGTCATCCGTCCCCATTCTCCATCTGCGGGGCTCCCGCAGCCTATTGAAAATCCGCGTGCCAATGACCGGAGCCGGAAAATCCCCGAGGCGGGGATCTATCAACGATGTCAGGGAGATCGGATGGTGGGCGTGACAGGGATTGAACCTGTGACCCCTACGATGTCAACGTAGTGCTCTCCCGCTGAGCTACACGCCCATCCGATGGCGGCGCATAGATCACAAAACCTTCGGAGCCGTCAATAGGCTTTTTTCAGTTTTGTGACACGCCGCCCGGCAAGCCTTATGCGGCAAGCATTTTGTTGACCTCGTCGACGAGATCGCGCAGGTGGAAAGGCTTGGAAAGCACCTTGGCATCCTTCGGCGCCTTCGAATCAGGGTTCAGCGCCACGGCGGCAAAACCGGTGATGAACATCACCTTCAGGTCGGGGTCGAGTTCGGTGGCGCGGCGCGCCAGCTCGATGCCGTCCATCTCGGGCATGACGATATCGGTCAGCAGCAGGGAAAACGGCTCCTCGCGCAGCCGGTCATAGGCGCTGGCGCCATTGTCATAGGAAAGGACCTTGTAGCCGGCCTTTTCGAGCGCTTTCACCAGGAAGCGGCGCATGTCGTTGTCGTCTTCTG from Rhizobium sp. BT03 harbors:
- the cpdR1 gene encoding response regulator CpdR1 — protein: MTQKILLAEDDNDMRRFLVKALEKAGYKVLSYDNGASAYDRLREEPFSLLLTDIVMPEMDGIELARRATELDPDLKVMFITGFAAVALNPDSKAPKDAKVLSKPFHLRDLVDEVNKMLAA